One window from the genome of Kryptolebias marmoratus isolate JLee-2015 linkage group LG1, ASM164957v2, whole genome shotgun sequence encodes:
- the LOC108233773 gene encoding UDP-glucuronosyltransferase 2A2 isoform X1, with the protein MELRLSVCVLLVLCVTGSVNGGRILVWYTEASHWINMKPMLETLVDRGHQVTVLVPSASMFMNSSEPSRFQYEPFNVSISLEALEESLEEFFYFSMYEIDYMNYFQIYMRYMNLMRLDLQNSIKILEGVVKSETIMKKLKEGNYDLILADPIYPGSELIADILGIPLVFSLRFSIVNNWERLCGQLPAPPSFVPGAMSKLTDKMDFSERMWSFLFYALQDIVIENVMWNQLDKFYSEVKGTPISGCELMGKAEIWLMRTYWDFDFPRPFLPNFKLIGGIHCRPAKPLPKILQKMEDFVQSSGDAGIVIFTLGSMINNVTTEKANMIASALAQIPQKVLWRYNGEKPKRLGSNTKIYKWIPQNDLLGHPKTRAFITHGGTNGIYEAIYHGVPMVGIPMFADQPDNMVHMKAKGAAVILNLNFMTAEDLRDAINTVVNDKSYKENAMRLSRIHHDRPMSPLDEAVFWIEFTMRNKGAKHLRVQAHELTWYQYHSLDVLTFILTIVLLLTFIFIKTCRFCFQRCCGRKKTKTKAE; encoded by the exons ATGGAGCTGCGTCTCTCCGTCTGCGTCCTGCTGGTACTTTGTGTAACGGGGAGTGTAAATGGAGGAAGGATTTTGGTGTGGTACACTGAGGCCAGCCACTGGATTAACATGAAGCCGATGCTGGAGACGCTGGTCGACAGAGGACACCAGGTGACGGTCCTGGTCCCGAGCGCATCGATGTTCATGAACAGCAGTGAACCTTCTCGCTTTCAGTATGAACCTTTCAACGTCTCCATTTCCCTGGAGGCTTTAGAGGAGTCTCTAGAAGAGTTCTTTTACTTTTCCATGTATGAGATAGATTATATGAACTACTTTCAGATTTACATGAGATATATGAATCTCATGAGGCTTGACTTGCAGAATTCCATTAAGATCTTGGAAGGAGTGGTGAAATCAGAAACCATCATGAAGAAGTTGAAGGAAGGAAACTATGACTTGATCCTGGCTGATCCCATTTATCCTGGGAGTGAATTAATTGCAGACATTCTGGGGATCCCTCTGGTCTTTTCCTTGCGCTTTTCCATAGTTAATAACTGGGAAAGACTGTGTGGTCAGCTGCCTGCTCCACCTTCCTTCGTCCCTGGTGCCATGAGCAAACTAACAGATAAGATGGATTTCTCAGAAAGAATGTGGAGCTTCCTCTTCTACGCTCTGCAGGACATTGTAATAGAAAACGTTATGTGGAACCAGTTAGATAAATTTTATTCAGAAGTCAAAG GAACCCCCATCAGTGGCTGTGAGTTGATGGGTAAGGCAGAAATCTGGCTGATGAGAACATACTGGGATTTTGATTTCCCTCGTCCATTCCTTCCCAACTTTAAACTTATTGGTGGGATTCACTGCAGACCTGCAAAACCTTTACCAAAG ATCTTGCAGAAAATGGAAGACTTCGTTCAGAGTTCTGGAGATGCTGGCATTGTGATCTTCACTTTGGGATCCATGATCAATAACGTCACCACAGAGAAGGCCAACATGATAGCCTCAGCCCTCGCTCAGATTCCACAAAAG gTATTGTGGAGATACAATGGTGAAAAACCAAAACGTCTGGGTTCCAACACCAAAATTTACAAATGGATCCCTCAGAATGACCTGCTGG GTCATCCTAAAACAAGAGCTTTTATCACTCATGGTGGAACAAACGGGATTTATGAGGCCATCTACCACGGTGTTCCCATGGTGGGAATCCCCATGTTTGCTGACCAGCCAGACAACATGGTGCACATGAAGGCCAAAGGAGCCGCGGTTATTCTGAACTTAAACTTCATGACAGCCGAGGACCTCCGAGATGCAATCAACACGGTCGTCAACGACAAATC ctACAAAGAAAATGCCATGCGCCTGTCCAGAATCCACCACGACAGACCCATGAGTCCTCTGGATGAGGCGGTTTTCTGGATCGAGTTCACCATGAGAAACAAAGGAGCAAAGCACCTGAGGGTCCAGGCCCACGAGCTCACCTGGTACCAGTACCACAGCCTGGATGTACTGACCTTCATCCTCACTATAGTCCTGCTTCTCACGTTCATCTTCATCAAGACCTGCAGATTCTGTTTCCAGAGGTGCTGtggcagaaaaaagacaaagacaaaggcTGAGTAA
- the LOC108233773 gene encoding UDP-glucuronosyltransferase 2A2 isoform X2, with amino-acid sequence MELRLSVCVLLVLCVTGSVNGGRILVWYTEASHWINMKPMLETLVDRGHQVTVLVPSASMFMNSSEPSRFQYEPFNVSISLEALEESLEEFFYFSMYEIDYMNYFQIYMRYMNLMRLDLQNSIKILEGVVKSETIMKKLKEGNYDLILADPIYPGSELIADILGIPLVFSLRFSIVNNWERLCGQLPAPPSFVPGAMSKLTDKMDFSERMWSFLFYALQDIVIENVMWNQLDKFYSEVKGTPISGCELMGKAEIWLMRTYWDFDFPRPFLPNFKLIGGIHCRPAKPLPKKMEDFVQSSGDAGIVIFTLGSMINNVTTEKANMIASALAQIPQKVLWRYNGEKPKRLGSNTKIYKWIPQNDLLGHPKTRAFITHGGTNGIYEAIYHGVPMVGIPMFADQPDNMVHMKAKGAAVILNLNFMTAEDLRDAINTVVNDKSYKENAMRLSRIHHDRPMSPLDEAVFWIEFTMRNKGAKHLRVQAHELTWYQYHSLDVLTFILTIVLLLTFIFIKTCRFCFQRCCGRKKTKTKAE; translated from the exons ATGGAGCTGCGTCTCTCCGTCTGCGTCCTGCTGGTACTTTGTGTAACGGGGAGTGTAAATGGAGGAAGGATTTTGGTGTGGTACACTGAGGCCAGCCACTGGATTAACATGAAGCCGATGCTGGAGACGCTGGTCGACAGAGGACACCAGGTGACGGTCCTGGTCCCGAGCGCATCGATGTTCATGAACAGCAGTGAACCTTCTCGCTTTCAGTATGAACCTTTCAACGTCTCCATTTCCCTGGAGGCTTTAGAGGAGTCTCTAGAAGAGTTCTTTTACTTTTCCATGTATGAGATAGATTATATGAACTACTTTCAGATTTACATGAGATATATGAATCTCATGAGGCTTGACTTGCAGAATTCCATTAAGATCTTGGAAGGAGTGGTGAAATCAGAAACCATCATGAAGAAGTTGAAGGAAGGAAACTATGACTTGATCCTGGCTGATCCCATTTATCCTGGGAGTGAATTAATTGCAGACATTCTGGGGATCCCTCTGGTCTTTTCCTTGCGCTTTTCCATAGTTAATAACTGGGAAAGACTGTGTGGTCAGCTGCCTGCTCCACCTTCCTTCGTCCCTGGTGCCATGAGCAAACTAACAGATAAGATGGATTTCTCAGAAAGAATGTGGAGCTTCCTCTTCTACGCTCTGCAGGACATTGTAATAGAAAACGTTATGTGGAACCAGTTAGATAAATTTTATTCAGAAGTCAAAG GAACCCCCATCAGTGGCTGTGAGTTGATGGGTAAGGCAGAAATCTGGCTGATGAGAACATACTGGGATTTTGATTTCCCTCGTCCATTCCTTCCCAACTTTAAACTTATTGGTGGGATTCACTGCAGACCTGCAAAACCTTTACCAAAG AAAATGGAAGACTTCGTTCAGAGTTCTGGAGATGCTGGCATTGTGATCTTCACTTTGGGATCCATGATCAATAACGTCACCACAGAGAAGGCCAACATGATAGCCTCAGCCCTCGCTCAGATTCCACAAAAG gTATTGTGGAGATACAATGGTGAAAAACCAAAACGTCTGGGTTCCAACACCAAAATTTACAAATGGATCCCTCAGAATGACCTGCTGG GTCATCCTAAAACAAGAGCTTTTATCACTCATGGTGGAACAAACGGGATTTATGAGGCCATCTACCACGGTGTTCCCATGGTGGGAATCCCCATGTTTGCTGACCAGCCAGACAACATGGTGCACATGAAGGCCAAAGGAGCCGCGGTTATTCTGAACTTAAACTTCATGACAGCCGAGGACCTCCGAGATGCAATCAACACGGTCGTCAACGACAAATC ctACAAAGAAAATGCCATGCGCCTGTCCAGAATCCACCACGACAGACCCATGAGTCCTCTGGATGAGGCGGTTTTCTGGATCGAGTTCACCATGAGAAACAAAGGAGCAAAGCACCTGAGGGTCCAGGCCCACGAGCTCACCTGGTACCAGTACCACAGCCTGGATGTACTGACCTTCATCCTCACTATAGTCCTGCTTCTCACGTTCATCTTCATCAAGACCTGCAGATTCTGTTTCCAGAGGTGCTGtggcagaaaaaagacaaagacaaaggcTGAGTAA
- the LOC108233721 gene encoding UDP-glucuronosyltransferase 2A2-like, which translates to MELRLSVCVLLVLCVTGNVNGGRILVWHTEASHWINMKPMLETLVDRGHQVTVLVPSSSMFMNSSEPSRFQYEPFNVSLPVEFIEQLVEEFLHFSLYEMDYLNIFQIHSRLIKLLKKTTNFSLTILDGVVKSETIMKKLKEGNYDLILADPIYPGSELIADILGIPLVFSLRFSIVNNWERLCGQIPAPPSFVPASVSKLTDKMDFSERVFNFIFYALQDTVLDYSMWKYVDKYYSEVRGTPTSACKMMGNADIWLMRTYWDFDFPRPFLPNFKLIGGIHCRPAKSLPKDMEEFVQTSGDDGIVIFSLGSMLKNMSTERANIIASALAQIPQKVLWTYSGKKPETLGSNTKLYKWIPQNDLLGHPKARAFITHGGANGVFEAIYHGVPMVGIPTFADQPDNMARIKAKGAAAIVSLNFMTAEDLRNAINTVINDKSYKENVMRLSRIHHDRPMSPLDEAVFWIEFTMRNKGAKHLRVQAHELTWYQYHSLDVLTFILTIVLLLTFIFIKTCSFCFQRCCGRKKTKTKAE; encoded by the exons ATGGAGCTGCGTCTCTCCGTCTGCGTCCTGCTGGTACTTTGTGTAACGGGGAATGTAAATGGAGGAAGGATTTTGGTGTGGCACACTGAGGCCAGCCACTGGATTAACATGAAGCCAATGCTGGAGACGCTGGTCGACAGAGGACACCAGGTGACGGTCCTGGTCCCGAGCTCCTCCATGTTCATGAACAGCAGTGAACCTTCTCGCTTTCAGTATGAACCTTTCAACGTCTCTCTCCCTGTAGAGTTTATAGAACAGCTTGTTGAAGAGTTCCTTCACTTTTCTCTTTATGAGATGGACTACCTGAATATCTTTCAAATTCATAGCAGATTGATTAAATtactcaaaaaaacaacaaattttagtcTTACAATTTTGGATGGCGTAGTGAAATCAGAAACCATCATGAAGAAGTTGAAGGAAGGAAACTATGACTTGATCCTGGCTGATCCCATTTATCCTGGGAGTGAATTAATTGCAGACATTCTGGGGATCCCTCTGGTCTTTTCCTTGCGCTTTTCCATAGTTAATAACTGGGAAAGACTGTGTGGTCAGATACCTGCTCCACCTTCCTTTGTCCCAGCTTCTGTGAGCAAACTGACCGACAAGATGGATTTCTCAGAGAGAGTGTTTAACTTTATCTTCTACGCTCTGCAAGACACTGTGTTAGATTATTCTATGTGGAAATATGTTGATAAATATTATTCTGAGGTCAGAG GAACCCCCACCAGTGCCTGTAAAATGATGGGTAATGCAGACATCTGGCTGATGAGAACATACTGGGATTTTGATTTCCCTCGTCCATTCCTTCCCAACTTTAAACTTATTGGTGGGATTCACTGCAGACCTGCAAAATCTTTACCAAAG GACATGGAAGAATTCGTCcaaacctctggagatgatggcaTTGTGATCTTCTCTTTGGGATCCATGCTCAAAAACATGAGCACAGAGAGGGCAAATATAATAGCTTCAGCTCTCGCTCAGATTCCACAAAAG GTGTTGTGGACATACAGtgggaagaaaccagaaactTTAGGGTCCAACACTAAACTTTACAAGTGGATTCCACAGAATGACCTGCTGG GTCACCCTAAAGCGAGAGCTTTTATCACTCATGGTGGTGCAAACGGCGTTTTTGAAGCCATCTACCACGGTGTTCCCATGGTGGGAATCCCAACGTTTGCTGACCAGCCAGACAACATGGCACGCATAAAGGCCAAAGGAGCTGCAGCTATTGTGAGCTTAAACTTCATGACAGCTGAGGACCTCAGAAATGCAATCAACACGGTCATCAACGACAAATC CTACAAAGAAAACGTCATGCGCCTGTCCAGAATCCACCACGACAGACCCATGAGTCCTCTGGATGAGGCGGTTTTCTGGATCGAGTTCACCATGAGAAACAAAGGAGCAAAGCACCTGAGGGTCCAGGCCCACGAGCTCACCTGGTACCAGTACCACAGCCTGGATGTCCTGACCTTCATCCTCACTATAGTTCTGCTTCTCACGTTCATCTTCATCAAGACCTGCAGTTTCTGTTTCCAGAGGTGCTGtggcagaaaaaagacaaagacaaaggcTGAATAA